In Chanodichthys erythropterus isolate Z2021 chromosome 9, ASM2448905v1, whole genome shotgun sequence, a genomic segment contains:
- the snap29 gene encoding synaptosomal-associated protein 29 has protein sequence MSAYSKSHNPFADDDDEEDSGRAAPRRGFNFDDDPEESSMSPAERRQRQLQQEVMRTAQSAVDSSHRSLGLIYESEKVGSETAEELIRQGEALKRTERMIDNMEQDMRTSQRHINTIKSVWGGMVNYFKGKPEPPKPAQKDQPVSYEANSRLQNALAESKQQEDKYQASHPNLRKLDTSGFGASASLDNGPPDQNGYPKNKQLQAAHQQLDSNLDEMSLGLGRLKNLGLGLQAEIDDQDVSLDSLLNKVDTMDGKISSTNRQLKNLK, from the exons ATGTCTGCCTATTCCAAATCCCACAATCCTTtcgctgatgatgatgatgaagaggaCTCGGGGCGCGCAGCACCGAGACGAGGCTTTAACTTCGACGATGATCCTGAGGAGAGTTCAATGAGTCCGGCAGAGAGACGACAGAGACAGCTGCAGCAGGAAGTGATGCGTACAGCGCAGTCAGCCGTGGACAGCAGCCACCGCTCGCTCGGACTCATCTACGAATCGGAGAAGGTTGGATCCGAGACGGCAGAG GAACTGATTCGACAGGGTGAAGCTTTGAAAAGGACCGAGAGAATGATTGACAACATGGAGCAGGACATGAGGACGAGCCAGAGGCACATAAACACCATTAAGAGTGTGTGGGGAGGCATGGTCAACTATTTCAAAGGCAAACCTGAACCTCCTAAACCTGCACAGAAGGACCAGCCGGTGTCCTACGAGGCCAACAGCAG ATTACAGAATGCACTTGCGGAGAGCAAACAGCAGGAAGATAAATATCAAGCCAGCCATCCGAACCTCAGGAAACTGGACACATCTg GATTCGGAGCTTCTGCGTCCCTGGATAATGGACCACCGGATCAGAACGGATATCCTAAGAACAAACAGCTGCAGGCCGCACATCAACAGCTGGACAGCAACCTCG ATGAAATGTCGTTGGGTCTGGGCCGTCTGAAGAATCTGGGTCTGGGACTGCAGGCGGAGATCGACGACCAGGACGTTTCTCTGGACTCTTTGCTCAATAAGGTCGACACCATGGACGGCAAGATCAGCTCCACCAACCGGCAACTCAAAAACCTCAAATAG